A genomic segment from Pseudomonas mendocina encodes:
- a CDS encoding urea transporter, protein MPPLPTSHPALQSLRALLCGFAQIFLQQHPGCGVLVLLAILIGAPHLLPGALLGGLTSMLVAQRRNYPQADIAIGLYGYNGILIGLLLCLKLPWTPLLPVLISASAALSSLLLAPWMRRMRQHGWLPAFTFPFVLLGWLLLALIVQLELPVAQPSHAPEQPQLSVLQLMLAVLRGLGQVIFLDSPLAGLCLLFGLRLADGRTALWALLGSSAGLALMLLSGWPSDAALAGLYGYNATLAAIALAQVYRCPLIPAVGILLALILQPGFSALGLPALTMPFILACWLIRAGAQSWLRAVKDGTPTG, encoded by the coding sequence ATGCCTCCACTACCAACCTCACACCCTGCCCTGCAAAGCCTGCGCGCCCTGCTCTGCGGCTTCGCCCAGATTTTCCTGCAACAGCACCCAGGCTGCGGCGTGCTGGTGCTGCTGGCGATCCTCATCGGCGCCCCTCATCTGCTGCCCGGCGCCCTGCTCGGCGGCCTGACCTCGATGCTGGTCGCGCAACGCCGTAACTACCCGCAAGCGGACATCGCCATCGGCCTGTACGGCTACAACGGCATCCTGATCGGCCTGCTACTCTGCCTGAAACTGCCATGGACACCGCTGTTGCCCGTGCTGATCAGCGCCAGCGCTGCCCTTTCCAGCCTGCTGCTTGCGCCTTGGATGCGGCGCATGCGCCAGCATGGTTGGCTGCCCGCCTTCACCTTTCCCTTCGTGCTGCTCGGTTGGCTGTTGCTGGCACTGATCGTCCAACTCGAGCTGCCAGTTGCGCAGCCCAGCCATGCCCCCGAACAGCCGCAGCTGAGCGTCCTGCAGTTGATGCTCGCGGTGCTGCGCGGCCTGGGCCAGGTCATCTTCCTCGACTCGCCATTGGCCGGCCTGTGCCTGCTGTTCGGTTTGCGTTTGGCTGACGGCCGTACAGCGCTCTGGGCACTGCTCGGCTCCAGCGCAGGACTTGCCCTGATGCTGTTAAGCGGCTGGCCCAGCGATGCTGCCCTGGCCGGTCTCTACGGCTACAACGCCACACTCGCCGCCATCGCCCTGGCCCAGGTCTATCGCTGCCCATTGATCCCCGCAGTGGGAATCCTGCTTGCCCTGATCCTGCAACCAGGTTTCAGCGCACTGGGCCTGCCCGCCCTGACCATGCCCTTCATACTCGCCTGCTGGCTGATCAGAGCCGGCGCACAAAGCTGGCTTCGCGCAGTAAAGGACGGCACGCCCACAGGCTAA
- the pyk gene encoding pyruvate kinase has product MTPDKKVKILATLGPAIRDAAHIRQLVEAGVNLFRLNFSHGEHADHAQRYQWVRQVERELNQPIGILMDLQGPKLRVGRFAEGKVQLVNGQSLRLDLDKTPGDTSRVNLPHPEIIEALQPGMSLLLDDGRLRLKVTAKQNDAVITEVIAGGELSDRKGVNVPEAVLQLSPLTEKDRRDLTFGLQLGVDWVALSFVQRPEDIVEARELIQGKAFLMAKIEKPSAVTHLEEIAKLCDAIMVARGDLGVEVPAENVPRIQKDIVRTCRQLGRPVVVATQMLESMRFSPAPTRAEVTDVANAVAEGADAVMLSAETASGDYPLETVQMMSKIIRQVENGPDYQTQLDVGRPQAEATASDAISCAIRRISSILPVAALVNYSESGASSLRASRERPKAPILSLTPSLTTARRLTVAWGIYSVVNERLRRVEEVTSTALEIAQAQGMAKRGETVVITAGEPFGQPGSTNSLRIETLH; this is encoded by the coding sequence ATGACTCCCGACAAGAAAGTGAAAATCCTCGCCACCCTCGGCCCGGCCATCCGCGACGCCGCGCATATCCGCCAATTGGTGGAAGCCGGGGTCAACCTGTTTCGCCTCAACTTCAGCCACGGCGAACACGCCGATCACGCCCAGCGCTACCAGTGGGTGCGCCAAGTCGAGCGCGAGCTGAACCAGCCTATCGGCATCCTCATGGACCTGCAGGGGCCGAAACTGCGCGTCGGCCGCTTTGCCGAAGGCAAGGTGCAACTGGTCAACGGCCAGAGCCTGCGCCTGGATCTGGACAAGACGCCCGGTGACACCAGCCGGGTCAACCTGCCCCACCCGGAAATCATCGAAGCCCTGCAGCCGGGCATGAGCCTGCTGCTGGACGACGGCCGCCTGCGCCTGAAAGTGACTGCCAAGCAGAATGATGCCGTGATTACCGAAGTGATCGCCGGTGGCGAACTGTCCGACCGCAAGGGCGTCAACGTACCTGAGGCCGTGCTGCAGCTATCGCCGCTGACCGAGAAAGACCGCCGCGACCTGACCTTCGGCCTGCAGCTGGGTGTGGACTGGGTGGCGCTTTCCTTCGTGCAGCGCCCGGAAGATATCGTCGAAGCCCGAGAGCTGATTCAAGGCAAGGCCTTCCTCATGGCCAAGATCGAGAAGCCGTCGGCGGTGACCCACCTGGAAGAAATCGCCAAGCTGTGCGACGCCATCATGGTGGCGCGCGGAGACCTGGGCGTGGAGGTGCCGGCCGAAAACGTGCCGCGCATTCAGAAGGACATCGTGCGCACCTGCCGCCAGCTCGGCCGCCCGGTAGTGGTGGCCACGCAGATGCTCGAATCCATGCGCTTCTCTCCGGCGCCGACCCGCGCCGAGGTCACCGACGTAGCCAACGCCGTGGCCGAAGGCGCCGATGCAGTGATGTTGTCGGCCGAGACCGCCTCCGGTGACTACCCGCTGGAAACCGTGCAGATGATGAGCAAGATCATCCGCCAGGTGGAAAATGGCCCGGACTACCAGACTCAACTCGACGTCGGTCGCCCTCAAGCCGAAGCCACCGCCAGCGACGCCATCAGTTGCGCTATTCGCCGCATCAGCTCGATCCTGCCGGTGGCGGCATTGGTCAACTACAGCGAGTCCGGCGCCAGCAGCCTGCGCGCCTCGCGCGAGCGGCCCAAGGCGCCGATCTTGAGCCTCACCCCGAGCCTAACCACCGCCCGCCGCCTGACAGTGGCCTGGGGCATCTACTCGGTGGTCAACGAGCGCCTGCGCAGGGTCGAGGAGGTCACCAGCACCGCGCTGGAGATTGCCCAGGCCCAGGGCATGGCCAAGCGCGGCGAAACCGTGGTGATCACCGCCGGCGAACCCTTCGGTCAACCTGGCAGCACCAACAGCCTGAGGATCGAAACGCTGCATTGA